The following proteins are co-located in the Sporolactobacillus pectinivorans genome:
- a CDS encoding IS3 family transposase yields MRGLSSSERATRTEQAQVVTELRQHDSLSDILRVVKLPKSVYYYELHRPQAEGDDPVTSEIKAIKQDHPDYGYRRVFLALKNNQHVTVNHKKVQRIMEAEGLQSTFYTKRMRKYNSYKGTVGKIAKNRLRRRFITDRPFQKLVADVSEFRWGRKTTRERLYLEPVLDLYSDEILSFAISDHPTVAFALKPLHEALEHLPEHHYRTYVHTDQGFQYQNEAWCRELKSHRVYQSMSRKATCLDNAQMESFFHIMKAETVHSHDYQTREELKRAMREWIKYYNRSRIKEKLGGLSPIDYRISTTEQTA; encoded by the coding sequence ATTAGAGGCCTTAGTTCGTCAGAGAGAGCAACACGAACGGAACAAGCGCAAGTAGTTACTGAGCTGAGGCAGCACGACTCTCTGAGTGATATTCTTCGAGTGGTGAAACTGCCTAAGAGCGTGTATTATTATGAGCTTCACCGCCCACAGGCAGAGGGGGATGACCCGGTAACCTCGGAAATAAAAGCAATCAAGCAGGACCATCCAGATTACGGTTATCGTCGTGTCTTCTTAGCTCTGAAAAATAATCAGCACGTGACTGTAAATCATAAGAAAGTGCAGCGCATTATGGAAGCCGAAGGTCTCCAGTCAACCTTCTATACCAAACGGATGCGTAAATACAACTCGTACAAGGGGACCGTTGGGAAAATCGCTAAGAATCGGCTCCGCCGCCGCTTCATAACCGACCGTCCATTCCAGAAACTGGTGGCGGACGTCTCTGAATTTCGTTGGGGCCGCAAAACGACGAGAGAACGCCTTTATCTTGAACCTGTGCTGGATCTCTATTCCGACGAAATCCTATCCTTTGCGATCAGTGACCATCCAACTGTCGCTTTTGCGCTCAAACCGCTTCATGAGGCCCTGGAGCATCTTCCTGAGCATCACTATCGTACCTATGTGCACACAGATCAGGGGTTCCAATACCAGAATGAGGCGTGGTGCAGAGAACTTAAATCGCATCGGGTCTATCAGAGTATGTCTCGGAAGGCCACCTGTTTAGATAATGCCCAGATGGAAAGCTTCTTTCACATCATGAAGGCTGAAACAGTCCATTCTCATGATTATCAGACTCGGGAAGAACTTAAACGGGCCATGCGTGAATGGATTAAGTACTATAATAGATCCAGAATCAAAGAAAAACTCGGGGGTCTAAGTCCGATTGATTATCGGATTTCGACTACCGAGCAAACAGCTTAA
- a CDS encoding MFS transporter — protein sequence MAKKYSFRYLWMGQSLANCGDVFYIVGLMTVIYTVTRSAFYMSLVPFFTTFSRFISGLLAPLVLDQIGLKGSLVRSQLGKTILLLILAVLLQIHFIDHFIFLLFLFVILISFLDGWAMPARNAMVPILVGRKGLVKANGFLSILDQTINMSGWALGGVLAAFIGGSGMVGVTVLLFVLSTLFMLLISEQPEMHLHHGKARSKKLGGMKEGWVAIWHTPVLRIISITDILGSAASVVWMAAIVYVFVNHALHVGEAWWGYINFAYFAGLIAGGVIAVGSSTFIDKHLMAASLIGLFATSVLTLCFGWNPIPIAALLLSLLVGLFEQLKTISFGTLIQKSTGFGVLAKVYSATDALYALSYGAATLIIGYLTDQVGVQAIFTLSAFLLFLSFLFVVFSRKRLAVNDRNED from the coding sequence ATGGCAAAAAAATATTCTTTCCGGTATCTCTGGATGGGCCAGTCGCTGGCCAATTGCGGGGATGTCTTTTATATTGTCGGGCTGATGACCGTTATCTATACCGTGACAAGGTCTGCCTTCTACATGTCGCTGGTGCCTTTCTTTACCACTTTTTCCCGCTTTATCAGCGGGCTGCTGGCCCCGCTTGTGCTTGATCAGATCGGCCTTAAGGGATCACTGGTCCGTTCACAGCTGGGGAAGACCATTCTCTTATTGATTCTGGCTGTTCTTCTCCAGATCCATTTCATCGATCATTTTATTTTCCTTCTGTTTCTTTTCGTGATTCTAATCAGTTTTCTGGATGGCTGGGCAATGCCGGCCCGCAATGCCATGGTCCCGATCCTCGTTGGTAGAAAAGGTTTGGTTAAAGCCAATGGTTTTCTATCCATCCTTGATCAGACGATCAACATGAGCGGCTGGGCGCTCGGGGGAGTTCTTGCCGCTTTCATTGGTGGAAGCGGCATGGTCGGAGTGACCGTTCTCTTATTCGTTCTTTCAACCTTATTCATGCTGCTGATAAGCGAGCAGCCCGAAATGCATCTTCACCATGGGAAAGCAAGATCTAAAAAGCTGGGCGGAATGAAAGAAGGGTGGGTCGCGATCTGGCATACACCAGTGTTGCGAATCATCAGCATTACGGACATCTTGGGCTCTGCGGCTTCTGTTGTATGGATGGCAGCAATTGTTTATGTTTTTGTCAATCACGCACTGCATGTCGGTGAAGCATGGTGGGGCTACATCAACTTTGCTTACTTTGCAGGGCTGATCGCCGGCGGTGTGATAGCAGTCGGTAGTTCTACTTTTATCGATAAACACTTGATGGCTGCTTCTCTCATCGGATTATTTGCGACATCCGTTTTGACGCTATGTTTCGGATGGAACCCGATTCCGATTGCCGCACTGCTGCTTTCTCTGCTGGTCGGTTTATTCGAACAGCTGAAGACCATTTCATTTGGAACCCTGATCCAGAAAAGTACAGGATTCGGTGTGCTGGCAAAAGTTTATTCTGCAACAGACGCTCTCTACGCACTTTCCTACGGAGCGGCTACTCTGATCATTGGCTATCTGACGGACCAGGTCGGTGTGCAGGCCATATTTACCTTATCTGCTTTTCTTTTGTTTCTTTCATTTTTGTTTGTGGTGTTTAGCAGAAAGCGTTTAGCTGTAAATGATAGAAATGAAGATTAA
- a CDS encoding MATE family efflux transporter yields the protein MNREIFRRHTQSLNALAIPLIANAVFGLAIELIDQAMLGHVSIAAFQSVGAIGNFLYTISGILGSLAITFNIYGSRAMGENRPENYYDYLISSLVMNGILGIGFGLLLLVTEIPLLRGLYGFSGSTLRAGVDYLSIMSGYVLLQLVSFTLTNCLKIRKKTRWIFIVSTTTTIIHTCLNYLLIFGAFGFPLLSVRGAALSDIVTLCLDIIIYSVVLRDDLKASFRHRPTVISSIFSRSLPLMGQETLEGSIFVIGLNAILSHIGGLALSGYLLISQLFQITFIPTYMYGTALITVVSESFGSRNRNGMSDIPKVAAVWVMALFSVLGILSFLLREPLIGLITNQIHLIRYAADIFIILLLANLFRPLFEVYKSSLQSVGKSVYVLSRSFIIELISLAVMLILSFALRMGLNGVAACLFFNYAVLYFLLRMFYKKSVEIRAVKEGHSEPFLNIK from the coding sequence ATGAACAGAGAAATATTTAGACGGCATACCCAATCTTTAAACGCGCTGGCTATTCCGTTAATCGCCAACGCCGTCTTTGGACTCGCGATCGAGCTGATTGACCAGGCGATGCTCGGCCATGTATCCATTGCTGCTTTTCAGTCGGTTGGAGCAATCGGGAATTTTTTATACACCATCAGCGGCATATTGGGGAGCCTGGCCATTACGTTTAATATTTACGGCTCACGTGCCATGGGAGAAAATCGGCCTGAGAATTATTACGATTACCTGATTTCTTCCCTCGTCATGAATGGTATATTGGGAATTGGTTTCGGCCTGCTCCTTTTGGTGACCGAAATTCCCCTGCTAAGGGGGTTGTATGGATTTTCCGGATCAACGCTTCGGGCCGGGGTCGATTATCTTTCGATTATGAGCGGTTACGTGCTGCTTCAGCTTGTGAGTTTTACACTCACAAATTGTCTGAAAATCAGGAAGAAGACGAGATGGATTTTTATTGTCTCAACGACCACGACCATCATTCACACTTGCCTGAACTATTTGCTTATCTTTGGTGCGTTCGGTTTTCCACTATTGAGTGTACGTGGCGCCGCACTGTCGGATATAGTGACACTGTGTCTGGATATTATCATATACTCAGTTGTTCTGAGGGACGATCTTAAAGCTTCGTTCCGCCATCGTCCAACCGTGATTTCCTCTATTTTTTCCAGAAGCCTTCCGCTGATGGGGCAGGAAACATTGGAAGGCAGCATATTTGTCATTGGACTTAACGCAATCCTTTCGCATATCGGCGGCCTGGCACTATCAGGCTATCTGCTCATTTCCCAGCTTTTTCAAATTACGTTTATCCCGACCTATATGTACGGCACAGCCCTGATCACCGTCGTCAGTGAAAGCTTCGGCTCGCGGAACAGGAACGGCATGAGCGATATACCGAAAGTCGCAGCGGTATGGGTGATGGCCCTTTTCTCAGTTCTGGGTATCCTTTCTTTTCTATTAAGAGAACCGCTGATCGGCCTGATCACCAATCAGATTCACCTGATTCGCTACGCTGCAGACATTTTTATTATTCTGTTGCTGGCCAATCTCTTCAGGCCATTGTTTGAGGTCTATAAATCATCGCTGCAATCTGTAGGGAAAAGTGTTTATGTCCTAAGTCGGTCTTTTATTATTGAACTGATCAGTCTGGCCGTGATGTTGATTCTGTCCTTTGCCTTAAGAATGGGGCTGAACGGTGTCGCCGCCTGCCTGTTTTTTAATTATGCTGTGCTGTATTTTCTTCTCAGAATGTTTTATAAAAAAAGCGTAGAAATACGGGCCGTAAAAGAGGGTCATAGTGAGCCTTTTCTTAACATAAAATAA
- a CDS encoding ATP-binding cassette domain-containing protein, translated as MSYVELKDIHKSYHLGAKKTFPVLNGIDLKFERGEFVSILGESGGGKSTLMNIIGGMDQDYSGEVLINGRSLRTMKEKELDDYRKANVGFIFQNFNLINHLSVLDNVLLTLKMTSMTEKERVDRAKSLLGTVGLADHLTKRPNQLSGGQKQRVAIARALASNPDIILADEPTGALDKKNSKQIMELLDTIAKQGKLVITVTHSQTVADYGTRIIKIDDGKIADDISLRDKYPAQNDRNGQKSKNLSFGATFKMALTNIGHNTKRNILVSIGGAIGIFSVIIMLALGSGVQGYINDQITKNLNPTVIQLAKTQAMKNQASSTGGGGVSKSSSISQNDLNQIKAVKHVSSAESGVYLASTKVQYGSSLANTQYFESVNGTIPQKDISKGGFPKDGEILISTDVGKQLAKDPNSLIGKKVTLYINGMNNQRRPIVLSETLKVSGIAGGKAETGLATTTFQTVHAIYQKQHLTLKPNFATVKVDQIANVKSVQNHFKSHGYTITGVGSFLDTLNTYISLASYVLAAIAGISLLVSAIMIIVVLYISVTERTKEIGILRALGARRKDIRHLFFSEAGLLGLLSGVLGVIIAYLAALLGNSLAKPHIHTSILNVNVPYIIFGIAISVLISVIAGLAPSAKAANLDPVESLRRFE; from the coding sequence TTGAGTTACGTTGAACTGAAAGACATCCACAAATCGTATCACCTGGGAGCTAAAAAAACATTTCCCGTTTTGAACGGCATTGATCTGAAATTTGAGCGGGGGGAATTTGTCTCCATTTTGGGTGAGTCCGGCGGTGGTAAATCCACTTTGATGAACATCATCGGAGGCATGGATCAGGACTATTCAGGAGAAGTGCTGATTAACGGAAGATCATTGAGAACCATGAAAGAAAAAGAATTGGATGATTACCGCAAAGCAAACGTCGGCTTTATTTTTCAAAACTTCAATTTGATTAATCACTTATCTGTTTTAGATAATGTCTTGCTAACGCTGAAAATGACATCGATGACGGAGAAAGAAAGAGTGGATCGTGCAAAAAGCCTGCTTGGAACCGTCGGACTGGCCGACCATTTAACAAAGCGGCCGAACCAGCTGTCCGGCGGGCAAAAACAGCGCGTGGCGATCGCCCGGGCGCTGGCGAGCAATCCGGACATTATCCTGGCTGATGAACCGACAGGCGCTCTGGATAAAAAGAATAGTAAGCAAATTATGGAATTGCTCGATACGATTGCCAAGCAGGGGAAATTAGTCATTACCGTCACTCATTCCCAGACTGTCGCTGATTACGGCACGCGCATTATCAAGATTGATGATGGGAAGATTGCCGACGATATCAGTCTGCGTGATAAATATCCGGCACAGAATGATCGCAATGGTCAAAAATCCAAGAATCTGAGCTTTGGCGCTACATTTAAAATGGCGCTGACGAACATTGGCCATAATACCAAACGCAATATTCTTGTTTCAATCGGCGGTGCAATCGGTATCTTCAGTGTAATTATCATGTTGGCACTCGGCAGTGGTGTTCAAGGTTACATTAATGATCAGATTACGAAAAATCTTAATCCGACCGTTATCCAATTGGCGAAAACGCAGGCGATGAAGAATCAAGCCTCATCTACAGGAGGAGGCGGAGTCAGCAAATCATCTTCCATCTCGCAGAACGATTTGAACCAGATCAAAGCAGTGAAACATGTGTCGTCGGCTGAAAGCGGCGTTTATCTGGCTTCGACAAAAGTCCAATATGGTTCGTCACTGGCAAACACTCAGTATTTTGAATCGGTCAATGGCACAATACCACAGAAAGATATTTCGAAAGGCGGGTTTCCAAAGGACGGCGAAATCCTGATCAGCACGGATGTCGGGAAGCAGCTGGCAAAAGACCCTAATTCCCTGATTGGAAAAAAAGTGACGCTTTACATAAACGGGATGAATAATCAGCGGCGCCCGATTGTGCTTTCTGAAACACTTAAAGTATCCGGCATAGCAGGCGGAAAAGCGGAGACGGGACTGGCTACCACAACTTTTCAGACCGTTCACGCGATCTATCAGAAACAGCATCTGACATTAAAACCGAATTTCGCAACGGTTAAAGTTGATCAAATCGCCAATGTCAAGTCGGTCCAAAATCACTTTAAGTCCCACGGTTACACAATCACTGGCGTCGGCAGCTTTTTGGATACATTGAATACGTATATATCATTGGCCTCATATGTCCTCGCTGCCATTGCGGGTATCTCGCTGCTCGTTTCAGCGATTATGATTATCGTGGTACTCTACATCAGCGTCACGGAGCGGACGAAGGAAATCGGCATTTTACGTGCACTGGGCGCGCGCCGTAAGGATATCCGTCATCTCTTCTTTTCAGAGGCAGGCCTATTAGGCTTATTAAGCGGTGTTCTTGGCGTAATCATTGCTTATTTGGCCGCGCTGCTCGGCAATTCCCTGGCGAAACCGCATATTCACACGTCTATTCTGAACGTGAATGTACCTTACATCATATTTGGTATTGCGATCAGTGTTCTGATCAGTGTGATCGCCGGTCTCGCTCCGTCCGCCAAAGCAGCGAATCTTGATCCGGTTGAATCATTACGCCGGTTTGAGTAA
- a CDS encoding ABC transporter ATP-binding protein, with the protein MALVGPSGAGKTTMLNLIPRFSDPNRGCLYLDNMDNKSLTLTSLRSQMGMVPQDPFFFHDTVAYNLRLAREDASIEEMVVACKAAQIHETIAAMPAGYDTVVGERGYRLSGGERQRLAIARVLLQEPKIVLLDEATSSLDSLIERKIQNALASLLQGRTALVIAHRLSTVLGADKIVVMEKGRIVSIGTHAFLLEDCPLYRKLYETQFKTAGM; encoded by the coding sequence GTGGCACTTGTCGGCCCGAGCGGCGCCGGTAAAACGACTATGCTTAATCTTATTCCGCGGTTTTCCGACCCCAACCGAGGCTGTCTATATTTGGACAACATGGATAACAAATCGTTGACTCTGACATCACTGCGATCGCAAATGGGCATGGTTCCACAGGATCCTTTCTTCTTTCATGATACGGTTGCTTACAACCTCCGTCTTGCAAGGGAGGACGCCTCTATAGAGGAGATGGTGGTAGCCTGTAAAGCCGCCCAAATTCACGAAACGATAGCCGCGATGCCGGCAGGATACGATACCGTTGTTGGTGAGCGCGGCTATCGTCTGTCCGGCGGTGAACGCCAGCGTTTGGCGATCGCACGTGTGCTGCTGCAGGAACCCAAGATTGTTCTTCTTGATGAAGCTACGAGTTCTCTGGATTCACTCATAGAACGCAAGATTCAAAATGCACTGGCCTCTTTGCTGCAGGGACGGACCGCACTTGTCATTGCTCATCGTCTTTCGACAGTTCTCGGAGCGGATAAAATCGTTGTCATGGAAAAAGGCCGGATCGTATCTATCGGCACGCATGCTTTTTTGCTTGAGGACTGCCCGCTGTATAGGAAATTATATGAAACTCAGTTTAAAACTGCAGGTATGTAA